TGTGGTCCCCCGCTGGCACGGCGACACCAACTTCATGCCGGTCATCGGCAACACCCGTGTGCTACCCGATTCAATGGATGCCATGTGGGAGCGGTTAAACGACTGCGTCGAGGCATAAGCCCACCCTGCACGCACCGCAAACAACTCAAGGACGGAACTATGCCGCAAGAGACTCTTCAATTTGCCAACGCACGCCAGCTGAGCCAGCTCTACAACAACGACCCGAGAAACCTCGAAGAAGTGGAGCGCGTGCTCCATGTGAACCTGGCCAGCCGCGAGGACTGGGTCGAGATCGAGGGCGAGCCCGAAGCAGTCGGGCAAACGAAGGCGCTCTTCGAACTGCTCGAGGGTGCGCGTAAGCAAGGTATCCGCATTCGCAACTCCGATTTTCACTTCACCCTGCGCAGCGTGGTTGAGAATCGCAGCGACGAACTGCGTAACATTTACGCGGATCCTTTCGTCATCCGTCTCAAGCGACAAAGTGTGGTCCCGAAAACCCTCAACCAGAAGCGCTATCTCCAGGCGATCGCCAAATACCCGGTCGTATTCGGCATCGGCCCGGCCGGCACAGGTAAAACCTACCTCGCCATGGCCATGGCGCTACATGAACTTCTGAACGGGGCCGTGGAAAAAATCATCTTAACCAGGCCGGCGGTTGAAGCGGGTGAGGCTCTCGGATTTCTGCCCGGTGAACTACAGGAAAAGATCCTGCCCTACCTGACGCCACTCTACGACGCCATGCACGACATGGTCGGCAAGGAACAAACCGCCCAACTACTGGAACGCGGCGTCGTCGAGATCGCACCACTGGCCTATATGCGGGGGCGCACCCTATCCAATGCTTTCGTCGTCCTCGATGAGGCACAGAATACGACACATGAGCAGATGATGATGTTTCTCACTCGTCTGGGGGACGGAAGTCGTATGGTAGTGACCGGGGACATCACCCAAATCGACTTGCCGCGCTCGAAGCAATCCGGGCTCCGCGAGGCGACCCGCGTGCTCAACAAGGTGCCGCAAATTCAACTTTTCCACTTTGAAGGCCAAGACGTCGTCCGGCACCCGCTGGTGCAGGAGATTATTAACGCGTACGCCCAACACACTCCTGAATAAATTCAACCATGGCCGCACATTTTAAAAACCTGCGCCTCCGCAAGCGGAAGGATTCCGGCAACGCCGGCCGAAAGGACAAGTCGAGGGACACTGACACCTCTGCGGCGAGTCATTTCTTTGAAACCAGCTCCTGGATTGAAAGTGGACTGTTCATCCTTTTCTCCCTTCTCGTCGTCATCATCGCCTTCCTCGGTGAAGAGCCGAAGGGTCCGCGCATTATCCTCAATCAAGCGGCGCCATCACGAATCGTTGCGGAGTTTCCGTTCAGCTACGAAAGCAAAGTTGAAGCGGAGGCCAAAGCGGCCTCCATTCGCGCCCAAGTGCCACCCGTCTTCCAACGCAGCTTTGAGCCTTATGATAAGTTCCGCAACTTCATCGGCGACCTGAACAGCAGCATCGCCAGAACCCAGATCAACTTCGAGTCGAAAGGCGAAGAAGTTTTCTCCGAAGAACTGGGCAAAACCGCGGCTGAGGTGATTGAGCGCAGCAAACTCGATATCGAAGCCGAAACAATTACCCGCCTGACAGCGAAAACCCGGCCCAAGGAACGCTCCGCCCTGATGAACGATGCCCTGAGCGTACTGAAATCGATCTACGAGGACGGCATTTACTCCGCGGCACGGGCAGAGGCAAGCAAGCCCCAGGTCACGGTCATTCAGCTTGTTGACGAAGCCGGCCGGGCCAATTTGCCCAATGCACGCTCGATCGATGAAGCCCGCATCAGCCTTCGGGTGCGGCTCAACGCACTCTCGGGCGACAGCGAAACCGCTCGACTGCTTTTTGAGATATTCAGTGCCGGCCTGCAGCCGAATCTATTTTACAGCGAGTCCGGAACGCAGCGAGCCATCGACCGCGCGATTGCAGAGTTGAAACCGCAGACCATCAGCTTTAGCGAGGGAGACACTCTGGTCGAGCCAGGCAAGCCTGTGACTGATGCGGACCTCGAGCGGCTTAACGCCTACCGCACGGCGGAGCTAAAATTGGGCAGCCGCTCCTTGATTTTCAACGAGCTCTTTCTGGGCCGGCTGATTTTAACAGTGCTGATGCTTGTCGCGATCTACATTTACCTGCGCCAGGGCATGCAGGACCTGCGCAAACGCAACCGCGCGATCGCGATTACGGCGGTCAGCATCCTCTTAAACCTACTCTTGATCCGCCTGATTATCATGATCGGTGACAGCGAACTGATTAACAGCGGGACCACCAAAAGTATGCTGCCCTTCATCGCACCTTATGCGTTGGCGCCGATTCTGGTCGCCGTTCTGGTCGGCTCGGCTCCGGCAGTGCTCTCCACTCTGATCATTTCCGTCATCTTCGGGATTATCCACGGCAACTCGATCGACTTCCTTCTCATCGCATTTCTTTCCGGCGTTGTCGGTACTTTTGCGGCCTCTAACATTCGTAAACGTTCCCAGCTCGTGCGGGCCGGCCTTCTGGCCGGTGCCAGCGCCGCCATCGCGGGAGCCGCCATTGCTCTTTTAAACGGCTTTTCCGCCGGACTCGTCGGGCAGCAAACCTTAATCGCCCTGATTGTGGGCGGGATCACCGGCGTATTGGCGGTCGGTGTCCTCCCGATTTTCGAGCAAGTCTTCAAGATCACCACGGAAATTACCCTCCTGGAGCTGACAGACTTCAACCACCCGCTCCTCCGACGCATGCAGATGGAAGCTCCGGGCACGTACCACCACAGTTTGATGGTGGCCAATCTATCGGAAAACGCCGCGGCAGAGATCGGTGCCAGCCCCCTTCTCTGTCGTGTTTGCTCCTTTTTTCATGATATCGGCAAGCTGGTGAAGCCGGAATATTTCGTAGAGAACCAAAGGGACGGGGTGAACCCCCACGACGAAAAAAACCCCTCGATGAGCGCACTCGTGATCAAGGCACACGTCAAAGAAGGGGTGGAAATGGCCCGTAAATTCAAATTGCCGCGTGTGATTGTTGACGTCATTCGCCAGCACCATGGGACCAGCCTGATTCAGTATTTTTACTATCAAGCCCAACAGCGGGAAAAGAAGGGGGACACGAAGTCGCCGCTGCCGAAAAAGCCCGAAGACATCCGGGTCGACGAGAGTACTTATCGCTACGACGGACCCCGGCCTGCCTTCAAGGAAAGTGCCATCATTTTCTTTGCGGACGGCATCGAAGCGGCAAGTAGAAGCCTGAAGAAGGTCACTCAGCCGAACGTCGAGGAGCTTATTGATAAAATGTTTCAAAGCCGGATCGAGGACGGCCAGCTCGACGAGTGTCCGCTCACCTTTCAAGAGCTCGATAAAATACGGAAAAGCTTCATCTACACTCTCTTGAATATGCTCCATGCCCGGATCGAATATCCCAAAGAGGAGCCTGAAAAAACCACAAATAAGGAAGAAAAAACTGAGCCCAATGAACCCAGTCAGTCTGGAGATCAACAACCAGTATAATCGGCTGGAATCACCGGAAGCGGCAACCATCGCACTTTTCGAAGCCATCATGGAGTCGGGAAAGTTCCCGATCGGCGCAGGTGAACTGTCCATAGCTTTTGTGGACGATGCAACGATTGCAGCGGTTCACGGCGACTTCATGGACGATCCGACGCCGACGGACGTCATTACCTTCCCGGCAGATACCACCATGGAATCGGCCGGAGAGATCATTGTCTCCGTGGATCATGCCCAAGTGCGGGCCGCGGAACTCGGCGAGCCATTCAGCCGGGAGCTCTCACTCTACCTCATCCACGGCTGGCTTCACCTGGCCGGCTACGACGACCGCAACGAAGACGATCGCTACAAAATGAGAGCGGCAGAAAAAGTAGCGCTTGAACTTTTAAGGACTAGCGAGAAGGTACCTGAGTATTATTTGCAAAACCACGCATGACTAAGCCCAAGCAAGAACCCAAAGTCCCCATTACCCCGCCTGATCAATGGGTGGAGCAATACGGCGACTATCTTTACGGGTTTGCCATGTCACGCCTGAGGAACCCGGAAGCCGCCTCCGATTGCGTCCAGGATACGTTTTTAGCCGGAATCAAGGCACTTGACCGCTTCGACGGAAGCCGTGACATCAAATTCTGGCTGCGGGGAATCATGCGTAACAAGATCGTCGACCAAATCCGCAAGTCCGTCAAAGAGAACAAGGTCGACATCGACAAAGAGGACGAGGCCCTTCTGGAGAGTTTCTGGTTCAAATACAGCGGTATCGCCACCACCAATCCGGATCCCTGGGAGTTTAACCCGAGAAAATTCTACGATAATGGCGAATTTTGGAAAGTTTTTGAGAAGTGCATCGATCAGGTTAAGGATCCGGCACGACAGGCCTTCGTTTTGCGGGTTCTCGAAGATCAAACCACCGAAGAAGTCTGTAAGGTGATGGACATCACACCGAACTATCTGTGGGTGCTCCTCCATCGGGCACGCGCACAACTCAAAATTTTACTCGAACAGAACTGGTTAAATTCAGACAACAAGTAACTTTCTTCCAATGCTCACCTGCAAGCAAGTATCCAACGCACTATCCAAGGAAGATTACGACAATCTTCCACCCTTACGGCGTTTTTTCCTGAAGCTGCACGTTAAACTCTGCATTTTCTGCGGTAAGTTTAACAAGCAAGTCATGGATTCTCAGGATATGTGCCGCTGCTATCGTGAGCACGAGGATGAGCTCAACGAAGAGCGCCCCAAGATGGACGAGAGTAAAAAAGAGGAGCTTAAAAAGTTGCTCGTCTCCCAATCCAGGGATCAGGCGTAAGGCAACTTTCCGCGTTCATTCGCCTGCGCTCAGCTCGCAGGCGTTTAAAAGCTGGCCCACGTGCGCTCCCACAACGCACTTTGTCGCTACACTTTCAGGATGTCAGTTATCCGTTTTGCCGTGCTTCCTGCCGTGCGCCTTCTTCAGCCGTATAAATCCGAGTGAGAGCTTGCTCCCAAAACCTCGCGCATTAATGTTCATTCCATGGATAAATGTGATACCCCCGCCTGCCAATCCGCCCGTGAGATCTTTGAGGAACTGGAAGAATATTATGACGATCACAATCTGTACTTCCAAACCATAGGCTCCGTTTTGGAAGCAGCTAGTTTGTTGGAGATGCCCCACCAACTGAAGCTCATTTTGTCGCAACCGAAAAATGAGGTTATGGTGCATTGTCCCGTACAAATGGACGACGGGACTTGGCAGCTTTTCAAAGGTTATCGCGTGCAACATAATAATGTGCTTGGTCCCTATAAAGGTGGCATCCGTTACCATGAAGAGGTCAAACTCGACGAAGTGAAAACCCTGGCATTGCTCATGACCATGAAATGCGCACTCGCTCGTCTGCCGTATGGCGGAGCCAAGGGTGCGCTCAAGATCAACCCGCGATCAGTAAGCCAGAAAGAATTGGAACGGGTCACTCGGCGGCTCACGGCGGCACTGGGCAATAACATCGGACCGGATTATGACATTCCGGCACCGGACGTCGGCACCAACGCCCAGACTATGGCGTGGATGGCAGACACTTACATCAACTTTGCCGAATCCTCCACCAAAGTTACGGCGCGCGGCATTGTTACCGGAAAGCCACTTGAATTTGGTGGCTCCGCCGGCCGTGAAAAGGCCACAGGACAAGGTTTGGTTTACGTTCTGGAAACGCTGCTCCCCGGAATCGGGATCGATTTGTCGGCACAAAGCTTTAGTTTAATCGGCTACGGTAATGTCGGTTCCTGGACCGCACGTCTTTTACAGGCCAAGGGTTCAGAATTACGAGCCGTTCTGGATCACACGGGGGCGATTTTTAGCGAGGCCGGTATCAATGCCGAAAAGCTGGCCACCTACGTGCAGGAAACCGGAGGTGTCACTGGCTATCCCGACGCTCAGAAAATCTCCGAAGATGAATTTTATTCAACTCCGGTCGACCTTTTCATACCGGCAGCTTTGGAACAAATGGTCGATCTCGAGCATGCCAAAAAGATCCAGTGCCGGGTTCTGGTCGAAGCGGCCAACGCACCGACCACGCCCAACGCCGAGCGCCATCTATTGGACAAGGGGATTGAGGTACTCCCGGCGATCCTTTGCAATGCTGGCGGCGTCACTGTGAGCTATTTCGAATGGAAGCAGAACCGCCAGTCCGAGACCTGGGATGAAACCCTCGTGGACAAGCGGTTGAAAAAAGTCATGCGCCGGTCGGCGGAACTTGTTCTGGAAACAGCCGTAGAACTTGACTGCAATATGCGGATGGCCTCCTACGCAGCCGCTTTAAAACGTATTGGAAAAGTCTATGCCATGCGCGGTGTCTTTCCTTAATTCTTTAGCGGCACTGCCTCCCCCCCTATTAATGGACGCATGAAAATAGTCGTATTTAAGCCGATCTACCAGGAGCGTGTCTGGGGCGGACGTAATTTGGAACATAAATTAGGCCGTGAGCTCCCCGATGATAAAGTTGTCGGGGAGAGTTGGGAGATCGTGGATCGACCGGAAGCACAATCGACCACCGGAGAAGGGCAAACGCTTCGCAATCTGATTGAGAACAACCCCGAGAGCATCATGGGCAAAGGCTGGTCCCCGGATCGCCCCTTCCCTATCCTCGTAAAATGGCTGGATTGTCAGGAAAAACTCAGTCTTCAAGTGCATCCCCCAAAGGCGATCGCAGCCGACTTGGGAGGTGAACCGAAAACAGAAAATTGGTATATCGCCGATGCCGAGCCACGGGCCACGTTGATGGCGGGACTGAAAAGGGGGGTCACCAAAGCGGCATTTGAACAGGCACTAAAAAAGAATGCTCTGGAACCACTGCTGCACAGCATCTCGGTAACAACTGGCGAATCCATCTTTATCCCCAGCGGTCGCCTCCATGCCATTGGCGGCGGCAACCTGATTCTGGAGATTCAACAAAACTCGGATACCACCTACAGGGTTTACGACTGGGGCCGTGTCGGGCTCGACGGTAAACCACGCCAGCTTCATGTTGAAGAGTCGCTGCAAAGTACTGACTTTGAGGATTTTGAACCGGAGACCCTCAAGCCTACCGGACAGTCCCAGGTGCTGGCAGAATGCGATGTTTTCAAGCTACGCAAGGAAGTCCTCACCACGGGTGAAACCCTCTCTTTCCCCGGGGTTTCGCCGACAATTCTTAGTATACTTGGTGGAAGCCTGACGGGTAGTGACGGATCGATCCTTCAGCGCGGGGACAATGCCCTGCTTCCCGCTGCCGGAAACTTCACGTTCAACGCGGCCGGGGAAACCGAACTCCTCGTGACTTCTGATTTCAGCTCATAAAGCCGAAATCTATGGGTTAACCATTTATGCAGGGGAGCAATGTGTGTACTCCCCTGCTGAGTCTTGCCGAAGTCAGCTCAACTAGCTCTTTAAAGCTGTATGAGCAAACTCTGCAAAATTAACGTGCATTTACGCCCATCCACGGTTCTTTCTTCAAATCACGGAAAAACTCATACAAATTCAGAATCATGGAAACCCAAGTCTTTAAAGATATCACCGATTGCGCCGATCAGGTCGCTGAGTTTCAAAAGGCCGTCGCCGAGCGCGAGCCGGTCGTGCACAAGGGCATCTGTGGCTTCGATGGGTTTATCGACACTTTCATTACCATGAAGCAGCCGGCGACTATGGCGGAATTCGGGCCCAAGGTTGAAAAAGCTGCCGGTATCGCCGCTTCCTATGAGTCCGAACACAAGGGCGATAAATTCGGCGGCAACGGGCCGCTGATCGCCTCGGCGCTGAGCGATATTTTTTCCAACCGGATCGACATCACTTATATCGGCGCGATGGGAGCCGACGAAGTCCTGCCAATTTACCAGGAAGCACTGG
The window above is part of the Coraliomargarita sinensis genome. Proteins encoded here:
- a CDS encoding HD family phosphohydrolase, translated to MAAHFKNLRLRKRKDSGNAGRKDKSRDTDTSAASHFFETSSWIESGLFILFSLLVVIIAFLGEEPKGPRIILNQAAPSRIVAEFPFSYESKVEAEAKAASIRAQVPPVFQRSFEPYDKFRNFIGDLNSSIARTQINFESKGEEVFSEELGKTAAEVIERSKLDIEAETITRLTAKTRPKERSALMNDALSVLKSIYEDGIYSAARAEASKPQVTVIQLVDEAGRANLPNARSIDEARISLRVRLNALSGDSETARLLFEIFSAGLQPNLFYSESGTQRAIDRAIAELKPQTISFSEGDTLVEPGKPVTDADLERLNAYRTAELKLGSRSLIFNELFLGRLILTVLMLVAIYIYLRQGMQDLRKRNRAIAITAVSILLNLLLIRLIIMIGDSELINSGTTKSMLPFIAPYALAPILVAVLVGSAPAVLSTLIISVIFGIIHGNSIDFLLIAFLSGVVGTFAASNIRKRSQLVRAGLLAGASAAIAGAAIALLNGFSAGLVGQQTLIALIVGGITGVLAVGVLPIFEQVFKITTEITLLELTDFNHPLLRRMQMEAPGTYHHSLMVANLSENAAAEIGASPLLCRVCSFFHDIGKLVKPEYFVENQRDGVNPHDEKNPSMSALVIKAHVKEGVEMARKFKLPRVIVDVIRQHHGTSLIQYFYYQAQQREKKGDTKSPLPKKPEDIRVDESTYRYDGPRPAFKESAIIFFADGIEAASRSLKKVTQPNVEELIDKMFQSRIEDGQLDECPLTFQELDKIRKSFIYTLLNMLHARIEYPKEEPEKTTNKEEKTEPNEPSQSGDQQPV
- a CDS encoding Glu/Leu/Phe/Val family dehydrogenase, yielding MDKCDTPACQSAREIFEELEEYYDDHNLYFQTIGSVLEAASLLEMPHQLKLILSQPKNEVMVHCPVQMDDGTWQLFKGYRVQHNNVLGPYKGGIRYHEEVKLDEVKTLALLMTMKCALARLPYGGAKGALKINPRSVSQKELERVTRRLTAALGNNIGPDYDIPAPDVGTNAQTMAWMADTYINFAESSTKVTARGIVTGKPLEFGGSAGREKATGQGLVYVLETLLPGIGIDLSAQSFSLIGYGNVGSWTARLLQAKGSELRAVLDHTGAIFSEAGINAEKLATYVQETGGVTGYPDAQKISEDEFYSTPVDLFIPAALEQMVDLEHAKKIQCRVLVEAANAPTTPNAERHLLDKGIEVLPAILCNAGGVTVSYFEWKQNRQSETWDETLVDKRLKKVMRRSAELVLETAVELDCNMRMASYAAALKRIGKVYAMRGVFP
- a CDS encoding type I phosphomannose isomerase catalytic subunit; its protein translation is MKIVVFKPIYQERVWGGRNLEHKLGRELPDDKVVGESWEIVDRPEAQSTTGEGQTLRNLIENNPESIMGKGWSPDRPFPILVKWLDCQEKLSLQVHPPKAIAADLGGEPKTENWYIADAEPRATLMAGLKRGVTKAAFEQALKKNALEPLLHSISVTTGESIFIPSGRLHAIGGGNLILEIQQNSDTTYRVYDWGRVGLDGKPRQLHVEESLQSTDFEDFEPETLKPTGQSQVLAECDVFKLRKEVLTTGETLSFPGVSPTILSILGGSLTGSDGSILQRGDNALLPAAGNFTFNAAGETELLVTSDFSS
- a CDS encoding sigma-70 family RNA polymerase sigma factor — its product is MTKPKQEPKVPITPPDQWVEQYGDYLYGFAMSRLRNPEAASDCVQDTFLAGIKALDRFDGSRDIKFWLRGIMRNKIVDQIRKSVKENKVDIDKEDEALLESFWFKYSGIATTNPDPWEFNPRKFYDNGEFWKVFEKCIDQVKDPARQAFVLRVLEDQTTEEVCKVMDITPNYLWVLLHRARAQLKILLEQNWLNSDNK
- a CDS encoding PhoH family protein, with the protein product MPQETLQFANARQLSQLYNNDPRNLEEVERVLHVNLASREDWVEIEGEPEAVGQTKALFELLEGARKQGIRIRNSDFHFTLRSVVENRSDELRNIYADPFVIRLKRQSVVPKTLNQKRYLQAIAKYPVVFGIGPAGTGKTYLAMAMALHELLNGAVEKIILTRPAVEAGEALGFLPGELQEKILPYLTPLYDAMHDMVGKEQTAQLLERGVVEIAPLAYMRGRTLSNAFVVLDEAQNTTHEQMMMFLTRLGDGSRMVVTGDITQIDLPRSKQSGLREATRVLNKVPQIQLFHFEGQDVVRHPLVQEIINAYAQHTPE
- the ybeY gene encoding rRNA maturation RNase YbeY; translated protein: MNPVSLEINNQYNRLESPEAATIALFEAIMESGKFPIGAGELSIAFVDDATIAAVHGDFMDDPTPTDVITFPADTTMESAGEIIVSVDHAQVRAAELGEPFSRELSLYLIHGWLHLAGYDDRNEDDRYKMRAAEKVALELLRTSEKVPEYYLQNHA